In a single window of the Osmerus eperlanus chromosome 2, fOsmEpe2.1, whole genome shotgun sequence genome:
- the zgc:158376 gene encoding F-box/LRR-repeat protein 19 produces the protein MSGSKALGGSRRRRTRCRRCQACMRTECGECHFCKDMKKFGGPGRMKQSCLLRQCTAPVLPHTAVCFSCGEAGKEDTVDSEEDKFSLSLMECTICNEIIHPCCLKMGKAEGIINDEIPNCWECPKCHKEGKTSKDQGDGSGKRRMDNGEVGRWKLTDEPPPSKKKPLALEEGGRADGHKRKKDKELPADSGPKKKMKGAHEKRLKKKQKPNSSDTSESNGPNSTSGPGQGSGGGGANPQAPPSSTASQDQRSHHREKLERFKRMCQLLERVPESSSSSSSSSESDSESESDSPSGSDGRRGSSPSSPAPVAYGNSGGRERERNRERERERRLAALSFSASEDSEGEGGGGAEKEREPAEEQGGTDKNRRKGEGPPRGRKGTLGDGEDEDGGERSRKPTPLPPPSPLSSNQPPPPPSSGHPGPPGADGFAGKRSNGSEARNGRTRAAGGGRGGERGEAQEKENANSSGGGGGGGAPVTNHRHGNTGKGNRGNKIRSKPNQTSSSRNSSLSASSNATSNGGGGGPLGASGGGTMSSLAASPRSQPSRLAPRSQLMKRSPPAVPSPPRPVQMERHLVRPPPACPEPHCLPLDSGSSHVMARDVWLCVFQHLSQRELCVCMRVCRTWSRWCCDKRLWTQIDLSRQRSITPPMLSGIIRRQPVSLNLGYTNISKKQLMWLINRLQGLVELNVSGCPWSSVCALCQASCPCLRLLDLSRVEDLKDSHLRELLAPPADTRTAHGESRGGRFQNVTELRLAGLDLTDASSRLLVRYLPHLTKLDLSQCGNITDQTILTLTSPISPLRDSLTHVNLAGCLKMTEQCLVLLRRCSSLQTVDLRSCSLLTADSCQLLSFPSSFPSSTPCGPDDTTLLKNS, from the exons ccggtGCTGCCCCACACGGCCGTGTGTTTCTCCTGCGGCGAGGCGGGGAAGGAGGACACCGTGGACTCTGAGGAGGACAAGTTCAGCCTGTCTCTGATGGAGTGCACCATCTGCAACGAGATCATCCACCCCTGCTGCCTCAAG ATGGGGAAAGCAGAAGGCATCATCAACGATGAGATCCCCAACTGCTGGGAGTGTCCCAAGTGCCACAAGGAGGGAAAGACCAgcaag gaccAGGGTGACGGCtcggggaagaggaggatggataACGGGGAGGTGGGCCGCTGGAAGCTGACAGACGAGCCGCCCCCCAGCAAGAAGAAGCCCctggccctggaggagggggggcgggcggaCGGCCACAAGAGGAAGAAGGACAAGGAGCTGCCGGCAGACAGCGGCCCTAAGAAGAAG ATGAAAGGTGCCCATGAAAAAAGACTAAAGAAG AAACAGAAGCCCAACTCCTCCGACACGTCCGAGTCCAACGGCCCCAACTCCACCTCCGGgccgggtcaggggtcaggggggggcggggccaacccccaggccccgccctcctccacggCCAGCCAGGACCAACGCTCGCACCACAGGGAGAAACTGGAGCGCTTCAAACGCATGTGCCAGCTGCTGGAGAGAGTCCCagagtccagctcctccagctcctccagctcagaGTCCGACTCAGAGTCTGAGTCCGACTCCCCCTCAGGCTCCGACGGGCGTcgcggctcctccccctcctcccccgccccggtCGCCTACGGCAACAGCGGGGGCCGCGAGCGGGAGCGTAACCGGGAGCGAGAGCGGGAGCGGCGGCTGGCGGCGCTGAGTTTCAGCGCCAGCGAGGActcggagggggaggggggagggggggcggagaaggagagggagccgGCAGAGGAGCAAGGGGGGACTGACAAGAACCGGCGCAAGGGGGAGGGGCCCCCGCGGGGGCGCAAGGGGACACTGGGGGACGGCGAGGACGAGGACggcggggagaggagcaggaagcctACCCccttgccccctccctcccccctctcctccaatcaGCCCCCGCCGCCCCCTTCCTCGGGGCACCCCGGGCCCCCAGGGGCGGACGGCTTCGCCGGGAAGCGCAGCAACGGCTCGGAGGCGCGCAACGGCCGGACTCGggcggcagggggaggcagggggggcgaGCGCGGGGAGGCGCAGGAGAAGGAGAACGCCAACAGCagcgggggcggaggggggggcggggccccgGTCACCAACCACCGCCACGGCAACACGGGCAAGGGCAACCGTGGCAACAAGATCCGCAGCAAGCCCAACCAGACGAGCTCGTCCCGGAACAGCAGCCTGTCGGCCTCCTCCAACGCCACGTCTaacggggggggcggggggccgcTGGGGGCCTCCGGGGGGGGCACCATGTCCTCCCTGGCCGCCTCGCCCCGCTCCCAGCCCTCCCGCCTGGCCCCCCGCTCCCAGCTGATGAAGCGCAGCCCCCCCGCCGTGCCCTCGCCCCCCCGGCCCGTGCAGATGGAGCGCCACCTGGTGCGGCCCCCGCCCGCCTGCCCCGAGCCCCACTGCCTGCCCCTGGACTCAGGCTCCTCCCACGTCATGGCCCGGGACGTGTGGCTGTGCGTCTTCCAGCACCTCAGCCAGCGGGAGCTGTGCGTCTGCATGAGGGTGTGTCGGACATGGAGCCGCTG GTGTTGTGACAAGCGGCTGTGGACCCAGATCGACCTGAGCCGCCAGCGCTCCATCACCCCTCCCATGCTGAGCGGCATCATCAGGAGGCAGCCGGTCTCCCTGAACCTGGGCTACACCAACATCTCCAAGAAACAGCTCATGTGGCTCATCAACCGCCTGCAGG gtcTGGTAGAGCTGAACGTGTCGGGGTGCCCCTGGTCGTCAGTGTGTGCCCTGTGCCAGgcctcctgcccctgcctgcgCCTGCTGGACCTCAGCCGGGTGGAGGACCTGAAAGACTCCCACCTACGGGAGCTGCTGGCGCCCCCTGCTGACACCAGGACAG CTcacggagagagcagaggggggcgGTTCCAGAACGTAACAGAGCTGCGATTGGCCGGCTTGGACTTGACGGACGCCTCTTCCCGCCTATTGGTGCGCTACCTGCCTCACTTGACCAAGCTGGACCTGAGTCAGTGTGGGAACATCACAGACCAGACCATCCTCACCCtgacctcccccatctcccccctcagaGACAGCCTGACCCATGTCAACCTGGCAg GCTGTCTGAAGATGACGGAGCAGTGCCTGGTTCTGCTGCGGCGCTGCTCCTCCCTGCAGACTGTGGACCTGCGCTCCTGTAGCCTGCTGACGGCTGACTCCTGCCAGCTGctgtccttcccctcctccttcccctcctccacgccCTGCGGCCCCGACGACACAACGCTACTGAAGAACAGCTAA